The Bombina bombina isolate aBomBom1 chromosome 9, aBomBom1.pri, whole genome shotgun sequence sequence CATTTAAGAATGGAAACTGGGAAGAtctcttgtccttaaggggttaaatgtactaGTTAATCTACTGTGTACCTGGTTATTTTGCTACCAGGAGACCAGTGAACTGCCTGAATCACTGTACACTGCAAACTGTAGAGTTTCCATTTGTCAATGTGTTCTAGACTTCTTGATCAGTTTGAATACTTCACtgaggcaaatttttttttttttttttttatgtatgttttatgcCGCTAGGGACATAAGCACAAGTCTATTGATGCCCTTGCAGCCTCTACGTTTTCCCCTCCATATCCTTACACTGATCCCTGTGTAACGTTACTTacgtcagtgtttctcaactccagttgtcacgtacccctaacaggccagattttcacaaTATattaactagagcacaagtgaaataatcagctgatcagtaaccatggctactaaacTGCTCTtacccatcagatgattatttcacctgtattcTAATTAAGATAACGAAAATCtaacctgttaggggtacttgaggactggacaCTGACTTAAGTGATCCAACAGCTGTCTAATCTAGTagtatttgagaaaaaaatatataataatttatatatatatatatatatatatatatatatatatatatatatatatatatatatatatatatatatatatatatatatatatatatatatatatatatatatatatatatatacacacacacatacatacacatatatatacacacacacatatacatgtgtgcgtgtgcatgtatatctatctatatatctacatacatatacacacacacgaataTACATACATGTTAGCTGACGAATGTGGAATTAGGCAGCCCCTTGTTGACTTCGGGTCTtttatggatttgcacagatcttagtgtggtgatctttgaAAAGTATAAATCCAGCTCAGAAAAAGAGCTAAAGTTAATGAGGTGCTGCTTAGTTCCGCATTCAGTAGGAAGCTGCCGAATGCccatgtctaataaatacacatacatttgtTTTAGTAGCattatatatagtaaaaatatTTCCACTTGCATAAATTCCCCAACAgcttatacaggtacaaatccccaaatctgaatTTCCAAATTTAGGCCTAGTATCCACTGGAGGTAGTAAAGTCTGGAAACTGGTggaaaaaacatttatctccattaaagtctatggagaatttttaggTTACCACCAGGTTCCACAATTTACCAGGCCTTATTCTGAAATacaaactttttaataaaaaaaaaatacaattttttttatatataaaatgcaaataatagattATTACATTTCTGatcacagtactgtactatatttctgatggtactatgcaagtattaaaaatgatctaaaactacctttagttacatgtataagctgtattatgacatgtagatAACGCCTAAACGacatattgtttacacttggtcccatcccctctccaaactgtcccattttacagatgcaaatatacaaatattccaaaatccaaacattttctggtcccaagcagtctgggtaaaaggttttctacctgtaatatatatatataaaatgcttattACCTTGGATCTGTATAATTTAACCATTTTCAGCTGCCTCAAAATCTCTTCTTTCTCTTTAATTTGTTTGAGCAACATCTTCTCCTGAAACATATCTTGATTAATATTCTCATTCTTGAAAATGGTTGATGGGGTTAATTTACAAGGACTAAGGAGCTTTGATTTGCAGGCAACGCTAATTGACTGTGTTTTTTCCAACGTTGATTTTTCACACTCAACCACTTGAGCTGGAACGTCAGAAGCAGCGTCTACAGAGCTTGTACTTTCAGTGTCATCAATTTTGAGTCGTTTTGCTACAGAAAATACAGAGCTAAAAGATCTTCGTGTTTTTCTTAAACGTTCCCGTAATGTTGCACTCATTGGCTACAGAAAAACAGATTTATTAAAAGATTAGTTATTCACATCCAATGGATACTGTTTTTatatcttcttaaagggatatgaaacccaaaattttttctttcatttttcaaatagagcatgcaattttctaatttagtcctattatcaatttttcctcgttctcctggtatctttatttgaaaaaggtcaaatgtaagctttggagccgttCTTCTGTCAAAAGCTCCAAGTCGTCGAAATCTCCAATAAAGGCACTTCCAGTGACTCTCCcattttcactatttgtttttgcctctgtctggggggttagGGGGGCGCCCCGCGGATTCTCTGGCATCcatcccaagtgaaccttggggaatgaggtttacaaggggggctttgcacCCTTGaaccccagacagaggcaaaaatagatagtgaagataggagCTAATGCTGAATTACAGTGCCCATTTGATTGGCATGTGTCTCTGTTAGGGAATGGTTTGGGTGTAATTGCAGATTTTGACGACT is a genomic window containing:
- the SFR1 gene encoding swi5-dependent recombination DNA repair protein 1 homolog, which encodes MDKIYIFKMNTPTPSASCSRSENNLSSPDPQNNIVAKQPMSATLRERLRKTRRSFSSVFSVAKRLKIDDTESTSSVDAASDVPAQVVECEKSTLEKTQSISVACKSKLLSPCKLTPSTIFKNENINQDMFQEKMLLKQIKEKEEILRQLKMVKLYRSKNNLAELQKLIEKWRKACQCMIYELQANLSTENRRLTLTELMDSFGLDDTLLSYNRAEEDFEDI